In one Aromatoleum aromaticum EbN1 genomic region, the following are encoded:
- a CDS encoding biotin carboxyl carrier protein, translating to MAVKTHREDPWERIRLTHAAMPDTPLEFIGTGLRFISWESQHPEFMQLVYDRLVINGISRFIVMDPMNDAQAMLESAGMMRKAGAREIIAALTYTISVVHDDAYYANFAAQLVRSPDIDRLYIKDPAGILTPERARTLIPAIRAQLGGKALELHSHCNIGLAPITYMTAAELGIDVLQVGCGALSSGTALPNAQRVVANLRELGHTVDIDDRALARVSDYFTRIAAAENLPVGMPQEFDAAFLRHQAAGGYISTTRRQLAELKLEHRFDEVMEELSRVRAELGYPIMVTPFPQMLGSQAFYNVIGSERYANVSDQVIRYVLGNFGRPTGVIDPQVKDRILARPRAKELMNEPPPPTLAEMRRQFPPGISDEEFLLRATMPSEQVEAMIAAGPARRHYNPDVQPIMKLMRELQTRPDVSDVVIDKPNFRLELHGNSSKENTHA from the coding sequence ATGGCGGTCAAGACCCACCGCGAAGACCCCTGGGAGCGCATCCGCCTGACCCACGCGGCGATGCCCGACACGCCGCTGGAATTCATCGGTACCGGGCTGCGCTTCATCTCCTGGGAGAGCCAGCACCCGGAATTCATGCAGCTTGTTTACGACCGGCTCGTCATCAACGGCATTTCGCGCTTTATCGTCATGGACCCGATGAACGATGCGCAGGCCATGCTCGAATCGGCGGGCATGATGCGCAAGGCCGGCGCACGCGAGATCATCGCGGCCCTCACCTACACCATCAGCGTCGTGCACGACGACGCCTACTATGCGAACTTTGCCGCGCAACTGGTCCGCTCGCCCGACATCGACCGCCTCTACATCAAGGATCCGGCCGGCATCCTGACTCCTGAACGGGCGCGCACGCTGATCCCGGCGATCCGTGCGCAACTGGGCGGCAAGGCCCTTGAACTGCATTCCCACTGCAATATCGGACTGGCCCCGATCACCTACATGACTGCGGCCGAGCTGGGCATCGACGTCCTGCAGGTCGGCTGCGGCGCGCTGAGCTCCGGCACGGCGCTGCCGAACGCGCAGCGCGTCGTCGCCAACCTGCGCGAGCTGGGCCACACGGTGGACATCGACGACCGCGCGCTGGCCCGGGTATCGGACTACTTCACCCGCATCGCGGCCGCCGAGAACCTGCCGGTCGGCATGCCCCAGGAATTCGATGCCGCCTTCCTGCGCCACCAGGCGGCAGGCGGCTACATCTCGACCACGCGGCGGCAACTTGCGGAACTCAAGCTCGAACATCGCTTTGACGAGGTCATGGAAGAGCTGAGCCGGGTGCGGGCTGAGCTGGGCTATCCCATCATGGTCACGCCCTTTCCGCAGATGCTCGGTTCGCAAGCCTTCTATAACGTGATCGGTAGCGAACGCTATGCCAACGTCTCGGACCAGGTGATCCGCTACGTTCTCGGCAATTTCGGCCGGCCCACCGGCGTCATCGATCCGCAAGTGAAGGACCGGATCCTCGCCCGCCCCCGTGCCAAGGAACTCATGAACGAGCCGCCACCGCCGACGCTGGCGGAAATGCGCCGGCAGTTCCCGCCCGGCATCTCGGACGAAGAGTTCCTGCTCCGTGCAACCATGCCGTCCGAACAGGTCGAGGCCATGATCGCGGCCGGTCCTGCACGCCGGCACTACAACCCGGATGTGCAGCCCATCATGAAGCTGATGCGCGAGCTGCAAACACGCCCCGACGTCTCCGACGTCGTGATCGACAAACCCAATTTCCGCCTCGAGCTGCACGGCAACAGCAGCAAGGAGAACACCCATGCGTGA
- a CDS encoding Tm-1-like ATP-binding domain-containing protein has product MADKPKVLLVATRDTKNEESQYIRQCLEDAGVEVYHLDASIRSTLDGDVAIGPDKIAGAAGMTMPEIRALRHEGLCLEVMIRGALKCADELNRNVGLSGILGLGGSMGTVLATRIMQTFPYGLPKVMISTMASGMTGPFVGAKDIMMVNPVCDISGLNSITRNAFRSGALAVAAMAHDYQSGEAGGNKPLITVSTLGTTEKCSARVRRSLEQQGFEVMVFHTLGTGGAAMEQIIRERDVAVVIDMSLIEVSEYLHGGLCATGPDRGKAALEKGVPTIFAPGNLDFLVAGPLAEAKVRFPGRRYHEHNPALTAVRAEAQEFRNDAEHLAGLIRTARGPVSFFVPLQGFSNHDSPDGHLHDPSLPPVFLAHLKTVMPAGVPVVELPLHINDEKFADALVEQAVAFSKYRSEAASK; this is encoded by the coding sequence ATGGCCGACAAACCTAAGGTGCTTCTAGTGGCCACACGGGACACCAAGAACGAGGAATCGCAATACATACGGCAGTGCCTGGAAGATGCGGGAGTCGAGGTGTACCACTTGGACGCCAGTATCCGCAGCACGCTGGACGGGGACGTGGCGATCGGACCTGACAAGATTGCCGGCGCTGCGGGCATGACGATGCCCGAGATCCGTGCGCTCAGGCATGAAGGATTATGCTTGGAGGTGATGATCAGGGGCGCACTCAAGTGCGCCGATGAATTGAACCGCAACGTGGGCCTGAGCGGCATTCTCGGCCTGGGCGGTTCGATGGGGACGGTACTTGCCACCCGGATCATGCAGACCTTTCCCTACGGACTGCCCAAGGTCATGATTTCCACCATGGCTTCGGGTATGACCGGCCCGTTCGTCGGCGCCAAGGACATCATGATGGTGAATCCGGTCTGCGACATTTCGGGGCTGAACTCGATCACCCGCAACGCCTTCCGCAGTGGCGCGCTCGCAGTGGCGGCAATGGCCCACGACTACCAGTCCGGGGAAGCCGGCGGAAACAAGCCGCTGATCACCGTCTCAACCCTCGGCACCACGGAGAAATGCAGCGCGCGTGTCCGCCGTTCGCTCGAGCAGCAAGGGTTCGAGGTCATGGTGTTTCATACCCTCGGTACTGGCGGTGCGGCGATGGAGCAGATCATCCGCGAGCGCGACGTTGCGGTCGTCATCGACATGTCGCTGATCGAGGTCAGTGAATATCTTCATGGCGGCTTGTGCGCGACGGGACCGGATCGCGGCAAGGCGGCGTTGGAGAAAGGGGTGCCGACCATTTTCGCCCCCGGCAACCTGGACTTCCTCGTGGCGGGGCCGCTGGCAGAAGCCAAGGTGCGATTCCCCGGCAGGCGTTATCACGAGCACAACCCGGCACTGACTGCGGTACGCGCCGAAGCGCAAGAATTCCGCAACGATGCCGAGCACCTGGCAGGCCTGATCAGGACTGCCCGGGGGCCGGTCAGCTTCTTCGTGCCGCTGCAGGGTTTTTCCAATCACGACAGCCCGGACGGCCACCTCCACGACCCGTCGCTGCCGCCGGTGTTCCTCGCGCACCTGAAAACGGTGATGCCCGCGGGCGTGCCGGTGGTCGAGTTGCCGCTTCATATCAACGACGAGAAATTTGCCGATGCGCTGGTCGAGCAGGCCGTCGCTTTTTCGAAATATCGCAGCGAGGCTGCAAGCAAATGA
- a CDS encoding acetoacetate--CoA ligase: MIKEGDLLWTPSADWVTNANVTAFMNWLQDTRKLKFANYGELWRWSVTELESFWGALWDYFSIEASAAPSCVLGSRKMPGAHWFPGAKLNYAQHVMRQERAGSHAIMYLSENTPLTGMDWEDLAGQVRIVATQLRRLGVKPNDRVVAYLPNIPQAIIAMLATTSIGAVWASCSPDFGSHGVLDRVAQLAPKVLFCVDGYRYGGKAFDRRGEVGEIIGALDSIEHVIHLPYLEPHNPPPPDKRVRSWETLLDHPPVPADGFQFEQLPFDHPLWILFSSGTTGLPKAIVHSHGGILLEMHKLLAFHMDIHPGERTFFFTTTGWMMWNAVASSLLVGACPVLYDGNPAYPTPDVLWKMAQDCGAAFFGASPTYVDIMNKTGIVPAARYDLSKLRAIMPAGSPVSPECTAWFYQNVKEDLWIATGSGGTDCCTGFVGGVPTLPVYAGEIQAPSLGVAAAAFNEQGEPVIDEVGELVITEPLPSMPVCFWNDPEQVRYREAYFEEFPGVWRHGDFFRINARGGCFVLGRSDATLNRQGVRIGTAEIYRALATLDEIEDALIVNLDLPHNQFFMPLFVKLSAGVELDPDLEKRITTLLRKEYTPRHVPDRIIAVPGIPATLTGKKMEVPVRKILMGLPVEKAVNRNTMANPQALDFFIHYAKSQQDYSLV; this comes from the coding sequence ATGATCAAGGAAGGGGATTTGTTGTGGACCCCCAGCGCCGACTGGGTAACGAACGCGAACGTAACTGCGTTCATGAACTGGCTGCAAGACACCCGTAAGCTGAAATTTGCGAATTACGGTGAACTCTGGCGCTGGTCGGTCACTGAACTGGAATCGTTCTGGGGGGCGCTCTGGGACTATTTTTCGATCGAAGCATCGGCAGCGCCCTCGTGCGTGCTCGGCTCCCGGAAAATGCCCGGCGCACACTGGTTTCCCGGAGCGAAGCTCAACTACGCACAGCACGTCATGCGCCAGGAACGCGCCGGCAGCCACGCCATCATGTATCTGAGCGAGAACACCCCCCTGACCGGCATGGACTGGGAGGATCTGGCCGGCCAAGTGCGCATCGTCGCGACGCAATTGCGGCGGCTGGGCGTGAAGCCCAACGACAGGGTTGTTGCCTACCTGCCCAATATCCCGCAGGCAATCATTGCCATGCTGGCGACGACGAGCATCGGCGCAGTCTGGGCAAGTTGCTCACCGGATTTCGGCTCGCATGGCGTTCTCGACCGCGTCGCCCAACTCGCACCCAAAGTCCTGTTTTGCGTGGACGGCTACCGCTACGGCGGCAAGGCGTTCGACCGCCGCGGTGAGGTTGGGGAAATCATCGGCGCGCTCGACAGCATCGAACACGTCATACATCTTCCCTATCTGGAGCCGCACAACCCGCCCCCCCCAGACAAACGGGTCCGGTCGTGGGAAACCTTGCTCGATCACCCTCCCGTCCCGGCGGACGGATTCCAATTCGAACAGCTGCCCTTCGACCATCCGCTGTGGATTCTGTTCTCGTCCGGCACGACCGGTCTGCCCAAGGCCATCGTGCACAGCCATGGCGGCATCCTTCTCGAAATGCACAAGCTGCTCGCCTTCCACATGGACATTCACCCCGGCGAGCGCACCTTCTTTTTCACCACCACCGGCTGGATGATGTGGAACGCGGTGGCCAGCTCGCTGCTGGTGGGCGCATGCCCGGTGCTCTATGACGGCAACCCGGCCTATCCGACCCCGGACGTGCTGTGGAAGATGGCCCAGGATTGTGGCGCCGCTTTTTTCGGTGCCAGCCCGACCTATGTCGACATTATGAACAAGACCGGCATCGTGCCAGCCGCCCGGTACGACCTGTCGAAGCTGCGGGCGATCATGCCGGCAGGCTCGCCGGTGTCTCCCGAGTGCACCGCCTGGTTCTATCAGAACGTCAAGGAAGACCTGTGGATCGCCACCGGCAGCGGCGGCACCGACTGCTGCACCGGCTTCGTGGGCGGTGTGCCGACCCTGCCGGTCTATGCCGGTGAAATTCAGGCACCGTCGCTCGGTGTAGCCGCAGCGGCATTCAACGAGCAGGGCGAACCGGTCATCGATGAAGTCGGGGAACTGGTGATCACCGAACCCTTGCCGTCGATGCCCGTCTGCTTCTGGAACGACCCTGAACAGGTGCGCTACCGCGAAGCCTATTTCGAGGAATTCCCGGGCGTCTGGCGCCACGGCGATTTCTTCCGCATCAATGCGCGCGGGGGATGCTTTGTGCTCGGTCGCTCGGACGCAACGCTGAACCGCCAGGGGGTGCGCATCGGCACCGCGGAGATCTACCGGGCACTGGCGACGCTCGACGAAATCGAGGATGCGCTGATCGTCAATCTCGACCTGCCGCACAACCAGTTTTTCATGCCGCTGTTCGTGAAACTGTCTGCAGGCGTAGAGCTCGATCCGGACCTGGAAAAGCGCATCACCACTCTCCTGCGCAAGGAATACACGCCACGCCATGTGCCGGACCGGATCATCGCAGTGCCTGGCATCCCGGCGACGCTCACGGGCAAGAAAATGGAAGTGCCCGTGCGCAAGATCCTGATGGGCCTGCCGGTCGAAAAAGCGGTCAACCGCAACACCATGGCCAATCCCCAGGCGCTCGATTTTTTCATCCACTACGCGAAGTCCCAGCAGGACTATTCGCTGGTCTGA
- a CDS encoding HAD-IIA family hydrolase, whose amino-acid sequence MRDDSVAFAGQNIPEAALTRLGQTRGFVFDMDGTLLLGNERNHDLKPLPGALEITHWLTERGIPFAIFTNGTTRPPEEYAAMLGKLGFALPDEAMMTPASSAVDLFVQRGYKRVLVLGGDGLAMPLRKAGIEVVAPVGKPQADAVMIGWYREFTMNNLEAACYAVWGGAQAYSASQALFFATAAGKTLGTSRAISAMLKDLTGCRVQVVGKPSIHALKAASRGLGVRLKDMAVVGDDPELEVPMAHRGRSLAIAVNTGLGNADSFSHLPPTRGPHLTVHGVDELLRLLQRQAL is encoded by the coding sequence ATGCGTGACGACAGCGTCGCTTTTGCCGGACAGAACATCCCTGAAGCCGCACTCACCCGCCTCGGCCAGACACGCGGTTTCGTCTTCGACATGGACGGAACACTGTTGCTCGGCAATGAGCGCAACCACGACCTAAAGCCGCTGCCCGGCGCGCTGGAAATCACTCACTGGCTGACCGAACGCGGCATTCCGTTTGCCATCTTCACGAATGGGACCACGCGCCCGCCCGAGGAGTACGCAGCCATGCTGGGCAAGCTCGGCTTCGCGCTGCCCGACGAAGCGATGATGACGCCGGCGAGCAGCGCGGTGGATCTGTTCGTCCAGCGCGGCTACAAGCGCGTGCTGGTGCTCGGCGGCGACGGGCTGGCGATGCCGCTGCGCAAGGCCGGCATCGAGGTCGTCGCCCCGGTCGGCAAGCCCCAGGCCGATGCGGTGATGATCGGCTGGTATCGCGAATTCACGATGAACAATCTGGAAGCGGCCTGCTACGCAGTCTGGGGCGGCGCCCAGGCCTACAGCGCTTCGCAGGCGCTGTTTTTTGCCACCGCGGCCGGCAAGACGCTCGGGACATCCCGCGCCATCTCCGCGATGCTCAAGGATCTGACCGGCTGCCGGGTGCAGGTCGTGGGCAAACCCTCGATTCACGCCTTGAAGGCCGCAAGCCGCGGCCTCGGCGTGCGGCTCAAGGACATGGCGGTCGTTGGCGATGATCCCGAACTGGAAGTCCCGATGGCCCACCGCGGCCGCTCGCTGGCCATCGCGGTCAATACCGGCTTGGGCAATGCCGATTCGTTCTCACACTTGCCCCCGACACGAGGGCCGCATTTGACCGTGCATGGGGTCGATGAGCTGCTGCGATTGCTGCAACGCCAGGCGCTTTAG
- a CDS encoding acetyl-CoA carboxylase biotin carboxyl carrier protein — translation MKLTNEDVNEILQLLDAGPFNELNLQTLRFKLQLRRGSDGMWTQDGQILSAPNLLSPATTAATPPASAAHAPQQSRHAETEHLVSVRTPLLGTFYRTPKPGAPAFVEVGSHVEPDTLVGIVETMKLMNSVYAGTAGKVVEICAKDAATVEHDEVLMRIEPEST, via the coding sequence ATGAAACTGACCAACGAAGATGTCAACGAGATCCTGCAGCTGCTGGACGCAGGCCCATTCAATGAACTGAATCTGCAGACCTTGCGCTTCAAGCTGCAGTTGCGGCGCGGCAGCGACGGCATGTGGACGCAGGACGGGCAGATCCTTTCCGCCCCCAACCTGCTGTCACCGGCCACGACGGCAGCAACGCCGCCCGCCAGCGCAGCCCATGCGCCGCAGCAATCCAGGCATGCAGAAACGGAACACCTCGTTTCTGTCCGCACGCCGCTGCTGGGCACCTTTTATCGCACGCCCAAGCCTGGCGCCCCCGCGTTCGTGGAAGTAGGCAGCCACGTCGAGCCGGACACCCTGGTCGGCATCGTCGAAACGATGAAGCTGATGAATTCGGTATACGCGGGAACGGCCGGGAAAGTCGTGGAAATCTGCGCGAAGGACGCGGCAACCGTCGAGCACGACGAAGTGTTGATGCGCATCGAGCCGGAGAGCACATGA
- a CDS encoding acetyl-CoA carboxylase biotin carboxylase subunit, which translates to MTIRRILIANRGEIAVRIVRTCQRLGIVTVLAASEADLDSQAARLADQTICIGPPKSSASYLSVDAVVGAALAAKVDAIHPGYGFLSENQRLAQACSAVGIIFIGPTEAQLDAVGDKLKARSHALAAGLPVVPGGEVDSVEDARALAEKTGWPILIKAVSGGGGRGMKLVHEPDQLAATIELAMAEAHASFGDPRVYLERYVASGRHVEVQVLGDGENVIHLGTRDCSIQRRYQKLVEEAPAPNLRDGLRADMHCAAITFAKHLEYRGLGTVELLVDCERDTFYFLEMNARIQVEHPVTEAICGLDLVAEQIAVAEGKPLRLTQDDVHLTGHAIECRINAEDWTQDFRPSPGTVSRAVFPLGEGVRVDTHIQTGARVPPFYDSLLAKLIVHGTDRTQALERLRHALAQCVISGVSTNLPMHVELMQQEEFARGGVNTAYFPWFLENRATALRDQRVAKGN; encoded by the coding sequence ATGACCATCCGCCGCATTCTCATCGCCAACCGCGGCGAGATCGCGGTGCGCATCGTGCGCACCTGCCAGCGTCTCGGAATCGTAACCGTCCTCGCCGCCTCCGAGGCCGATCTCGATTCGCAGGCCGCGCGCCTGGCTGACCAGACGATCTGCATCGGACCGCCGAAATCATCCGCCAGCTACCTCAGTGTCGACGCCGTCGTTGGCGCCGCGCTTGCGGCAAAAGTCGATGCGATCCATCCTGGATACGGTTTCCTGTCCGAAAATCAGCGCCTCGCCCAGGCTTGTTCCGCTGTCGGGATTATTTTCATCGGACCGACCGAAGCTCAGCTCGATGCCGTTGGCGACAAGCTCAAGGCGCGCAGCCACGCCCTGGCCGCCGGGCTCCCGGTCGTGCCGGGTGGCGAAGTCGACAGCGTCGAGGACGCGCGTGCCCTAGCCGAAAAAACAGGCTGGCCGATTCTGATCAAGGCCGTCAGCGGCGGCGGCGGCCGCGGCATGAAGCTGGTGCATGAACCGGACCAACTCGCCGCGACGATCGAACTGGCGATGGCCGAAGCGCACGCCTCATTCGGCGATCCCCGGGTCTATCTGGAGCGCTACGTCGCGTCCGGACGCCATGTGGAAGTGCAGGTGCTGGGAGACGGCGAGAACGTGATTCATCTCGGAACGCGGGATTGTTCGATTCAACGTCGCTACCAGAAGCTGGTCGAGGAAGCGCCTGCCCCGAACCTGCGCGACGGCCTGCGGGCCGACATGCACTGTGCCGCGATCACCTTCGCGAAGCACCTCGAATACCGCGGACTCGGCACCGTCGAGTTGCTGGTCGACTGCGAGCGGGACACGTTCTACTTCCTGGAAATGAACGCGCGCATCCAGGTCGAACACCCGGTCACCGAGGCGATCTGCGGGCTCGACTTGGTCGCCGAACAAATCGCGGTCGCCGAAGGAAAACCGCTGCGCTTGACGCAGGACGACGTGCACCTCACCGGTCACGCCATCGAGTGCCGCATCAACGCCGAAGACTGGACACAGGATTTCCGCCCCAGCCCCGGCACGGTGAGCCGCGCAGTGTTTCCGCTGGGCGAAGGCGTGCGTGTGGATACGCACATCCAGACCGGCGCCCGCGTGCCCCCATTCTACGATTCCCTCCTTGCCAAGCTGATCGTCCACGGTACCGACCGCACCCAAGCCCTCGAGCGCCTGCGCCATGCGCTGGCGCAGTGCGTAATTTCCGGCGTGAGCACCAACCTGCCGATGCACGTCGAACTGATGCAGCAGGAGGAGTTCGCCCGCGGCGGCGTGAACACTGCGTATTTCCCGTGGTTCCTGGAAAACCGGGCGACCGCATTGCGCGACCAGCGTGTCGCGAAAGGAAACTGA
- a CDS encoding FAD-binding oxidoreductase, giving the protein MKLTEEQGLKEIEGIVGAAHLLTDAATLAGYSVNMLATGDILPAAVVRPASTEELQQVVKIANTYKTPVWPLSGGQNRGYGMACAAKPGSIIIDLKRMNRILEVNVELAYALVEPGVTFAQLYRYLRDNDIPLWMDVPSGSPEGSCLGNITERGAGYTPLGEKFLFSCGMEVVLANGQVIRTGTGTLPNSQTWQIFKWGYGPSLDGLFTQSNFGIVTKAGFWLMPRPPAYEPLAVIMDEPEAVYKAVEVLRPLKLNMVIPNGACVTHVRKALGLTACWGEGKNILPQVGRRFDYSPETLRELKQTYRLGEWNFAGALYGLPETVQTYRRIVENAFRSALPGCRFLSAEEQAASPYWRAREKAMRGEPLWEFDMSDWEGKAGALWISPVAPVTNDAVGQQIRIAEETYAKYGFHYAAELILGTGRDLHHIIWLLFDRSDAEERSRAEQCEREMYDRYCEVGYLPYRTGLSTGDYLMRKLGPFRDLCHDLKQLFDPNNILSPGKSGIDLANRS; this is encoded by the coding sequence ATGAAACTGACTGAAGAACAGGGACTGAAGGAGATCGAGGGTATCGTCGGCGCGGCGCATCTGCTGACCGACGCCGCGACCCTGGCAGGATATTCCGTCAACATGCTTGCCACCGGTGACATTCTGCCCGCGGCGGTGGTGCGGCCGGCCTCGACGGAAGAACTTCAGCAGGTAGTGAAAATTGCCAACACTTACAAGACGCCGGTATGGCCGTTGAGCGGAGGGCAGAACCGCGGTTACGGCATGGCCTGCGCAGCCAAACCAGGCAGCATCATCATCGACCTGAAAAGGATGAATCGAATCCTCGAAGTCAACGTCGAGCTTGCCTACGCGCTGGTCGAACCCGGCGTGACATTCGCCCAGCTCTATCGCTATCTCAGGGACAATGACATTCCCTTGTGGATGGATGTCCCGAGCGGCAGCCCGGAAGGCTCCTGCCTGGGTAACATCACGGAGCGGGGGGCCGGGTACACGCCGCTGGGGGAGAAGTTCCTGTTCAGTTGCGGCATGGAAGTCGTCCTCGCCAACGGACAAGTGATCCGGACCGGCACCGGAACACTGCCGAATTCGCAGACTTGGCAGATTTTCAAGTGGGGTTATGGGCCGTCCCTCGACGGACTGTTCACCCAATCCAATTTCGGTATCGTCACCAAGGCAGGGTTCTGGTTGATGCCGCGCCCCCCGGCCTACGAACCGCTTGCGGTCATCATGGATGAACCGGAAGCGGTCTACAAGGCGGTCGAAGTGCTGCGCCCGCTCAAGCTCAACATGGTCATCCCGAACGGTGCCTGTGTCACCCACGTGCGCAAGGCGCTGGGGCTGACGGCGTGCTGGGGTGAGGGAAAAAACATCCTGCCCCAGGTCGGCCGGCGCTTCGACTACAGCCCAGAAACCCTGCGGGAATTGAAGCAAACATACCGACTGGGCGAATGGAACTTCGCCGGCGCGCTCTACGGCTTGCCGGAAACCGTCCAGACCTACCGGCGGATCGTCGAAAACGCCTTCCGCTCGGCCCTTCCCGGATGCCGTTTCCTGAGCGCCGAAGAACAAGCGGCGAGTCCCTACTGGCGTGCCCGGGAAAAGGCGATGCGCGGCGAGCCGCTGTGGGAATTCGACATGTCGGACTGGGAAGGCAAGGCAGGGGCGCTGTGGATTTCACCGGTCGCCCCCGTCACCAACGATGCCGTCGGGCAGCAGATCCGGATCGCCGAAGAGACTTACGCCAAATATGGCTTCCACTATGCTGCGGAACTGATCCTCGGGACCGGTCGCGATCTGCATCACATCATCTGGCTGCTGTTCGATCGCAGCGATGCCGAAGAACGCAGCCGCGCCGAGCAGTGCGAGCGGGAAATGTACGACCGCTACTGCGAGGTTGGCTACCTGCCTTACCGGACCGGACTCTCCACCGGCGACTACCTGATGCGCAAGCTGGGTCCGTTCAGGGACCTCTGCCACGACCTGAAACAGCTCTTCGACCCAAACAACATCCTGT
- a CDS encoding sigma-54-dependent Fis family transcriptional regulator gives MIKNKDRAATGEGGIRSSASPLGDYASLRSDAPPSLSDISACLSFSPDDGYIWLNDQRMLLLHGNVFGALRRELIDSLGVEKARGLFTRIGYIAGARDARMEQARWPDADLSALYKARLHSFEGMVKVEPVRFSFDQKSGQFDGEYLWHHSIEADEHIAAYGLGTSATCWMLTGYAMGHGSTLLGHLVIAREVSCRSMGDSVCRLIAKSAELWDDITEDMRRLNAEDFVGSPTSHTAVIAAVAGRERTDIFTQNAPYHSAMVGASAAFNAACHQLQRVAKTDATVLFTGESGVGKEMFAHMLHRIGKRAENPFIAVNCAAIPETLIESELFGVERGAYTGAVASRPGRFERADGGTLFLDEIGTLSPIAQGKLLRALQEGEIERVGGSRCIRVDVRVVAATNVDLRQAVRDGNFREDLFYRLNVYPIRLPPLRARRDDIPLLMNYFLNFYCEKYNRRVVGFTPAVIRAFLSYEFPGNIRELQNLVERGVISAEEEGTIDLPHLFTSGETLPPDVLSVAMGAGKGVLKNVQAKTDEISGASSDLLKMLLRTQEDGKTVSLEGIERALVENAVAISNGNYSAAARLLGITRSQLAYRCEKYKLAEGES, from the coding sequence GTGATAAAGAACAAGGACAGGGCTGCGACCGGAGAGGGCGGCATACGATCCTCGGCGTCGCCACTTGGCGATTATGCAAGCTTGCGCTCCGATGCTCCGCCATCGTTGTCGGACATTTCGGCATGTTTGTCATTTTCTCCCGATGACGGATATATCTGGCTCAATGACCAGCGCATGCTATTGCTGCATGGCAATGTATTCGGGGCGCTAAGGCGCGAGCTGATCGACAGCTTGGGGGTGGAAAAAGCAAGAGGCCTGTTTACGCGCATAGGCTATATTGCCGGCGCGCGCGATGCCCGCATGGAGCAGGCTCGCTGGCCCGATGCTGACCTGTCCGCGCTGTACAAGGCTCGCCTTCATTCTTTTGAAGGCATGGTGAAGGTCGAACCCGTAAGATTCAGCTTCGATCAGAAGAGCGGCCAATTCGACGGTGAGTATTTATGGCATCACTCGATCGAGGCGGACGAGCACATTGCCGCGTATGGTCTTGGAACTTCAGCCACTTGCTGGATGCTAACCGGTTATGCAATGGGGCACGGGAGCACCTTGCTCGGGCATCTCGTGATTGCGCGGGAGGTCAGCTGCCGGTCGATGGGTGATTCAGTATGTCGTCTGATTGCAAAATCTGCTGAGCTGTGGGACGACATCACCGAGGACATGCGGCGTCTCAATGCCGAGGATTTTGTCGGCTCTCCGACGAGCCATACCGCTGTAATAGCGGCGGTGGCGGGTCGAGAACGTACAGACATTTTTACGCAGAACGCGCCGTACCATTCTGCAATGGTAGGCGCTTCTGCTGCTTTCAATGCAGCCTGCCATCAGCTCCAGCGTGTCGCCAAGACCGACGCTACTGTCTTGTTCACGGGAGAGTCCGGGGTAGGCAAGGAAATGTTTGCCCACATGCTCCATCGCATCGGCAAGCGTGCTGAAAATCCCTTTATCGCTGTTAATTGTGCAGCGATACCGGAGACGCTGATCGAATCCGAATTGTTCGGCGTCGAGCGTGGGGCCTACACCGGGGCCGTGGCTTCACGTCCCGGCCGATTTGAACGGGCAGACGGGGGGACCTTGTTCCTCGATGAAATCGGGACATTGAGCCCGATCGCACAAGGAAAGTTGCTCCGGGCACTGCAGGAAGGGGAAATCGAAAGAGTGGGTGGCAGCCGGTGCATCCGGGTCGATGTAAGAGTGGTCGCTGCAACCAATGTCGACTTGCGGCAGGCGGTACGGGATGGAAATTTTCGCGAGGATTTATTCTACAGGTTGAATGTGTACCCTATTCGACTTCCTCCACTTCGTGCTCGCAGGGACGATATCCCGCTGCTGATGAATTATTTTCTAAATTTTTATTGTGAAAAATATAATCGAAGAGTGGTCGGGTTTACGCCGGCAGTCATCAGGGCCTTTCTTTCTTATGAATTCCCTGGAAACATAAGGGAACTGCAGAACCTGGTCGAGCGCGGGGTGATATCTGCCGAAGAAGAGGGGACGATAGACTTGCCGCATCTGTTCACCAGTGGTGAAACCCTGCCTCCGGACGTTTTGTCGGTAGCCATGGGAGCGGGAAAAGGAGTGCTCAAGAACGTGCAGGCCAAAACGGACGAAATTTCCGGTGCGTCATCCGATTTGCTAAAGATGTTGTTGCGGACTCAAGAGGATGGGAAAACTGTATCCCTGGAGGGAATAGAAAGGGCCTTGGTCGAGAATGCCGTCGCCATTTCAAATGGAAATTACTCCGCTGCGGCGAGGCTGCTTGGCATTACCCGATCGCAACTGGCGTACCGATGCGAAAAATACAAGCTCGCTGAAGGCGAGAGTTGA